In one Streptomyces sp. NBC_01288 genomic region, the following are encoded:
- a CDS encoding FG-GAP-like repeat-containing protein: MGRYALSRRRTAFAITSVTLALTGGTLLPVLAAGSAAAAPVAPWAATATPITDGKASVVDVVTASDGSAVAVWNQFGSGNGRQLYAAVRPVAGDTWNTPALLATTPTEAGNVKLHASADGTVTALWVEYPNETAPGSGGLNIRLVSAVLAADHSGWSAPTELVGPDETWSDGGIDLAEGPDGTLTAVWSTRATSASKPEVHTAARGTDGTWSAPVQLSAATVEGADSAYAPSVAVTPDGTTVVVYKQTAGESASVRTVSRASGATAWTASTAATASYVSISNPEATAADDGSVTVAYKGTDASEDSTIFTVNRSAADGSWSAPQSVTATENLADTPEPLIAPDGDVTLVWVDYTSTFGTRTATREADTGVWSAVRTLSTAYVPEQYDATVTADGTVHALWTQESGHGDERELMESVRSEGTWTTAVQLPGSAAAFVLGKVSVGADGTATAVWTGNATASSDDRLYSSRTSWPTLAVTASTVPATAALKGTTASGKAWTPTWQLSRPTSSFTVTVTDRAGKTVRTLTGTADGLKATLTWNGRTSSGSYASNGPLTWTLRATQAGAATAVKLASGTVTVTGGAAVAHDFGGTSTVPDGTGDLLTLSSSGALTYQLGTGKGTFSGRISGSGWPTTVKAVPFGDLSGDRCNDVLVRLSSGALRAYKPACGTAPKPSTSYTTLGTSGWNQYDVLTSPGDISGDGRPDLIARNASTGDVYLYKGTSAGKLSARVKLYTNWKTYKKVVGVGDVNGDGIGDLLAQDKSNTVYRYYGTGRGTFGARAKLFTAWGGSYNTVVGTGDITADGKPDLVSRDTGGNLYRNTGDGKGSFGARVKIATGWGGYKSLS; encoded by the coding sequence GTGGGCAGATACGCCCTTTCGCGGCGCCGGACGGCGTTCGCGATCACCTCGGTGACGCTCGCTCTGACGGGCGGCACCCTGCTGCCGGTCCTGGCCGCCGGATCCGCGGCCGCCGCTCCGGTCGCCCCCTGGGCCGCGACCGCCACTCCGATCACCGACGGCAAGGCCTCCGTCGTGGATGTCGTCACCGCGTCCGACGGCTCCGCCGTGGCCGTGTGGAACCAGTTCGGGAGCGGCAACGGACGGCAGCTGTACGCCGCCGTCCGTCCGGTCGCCGGTGACACGTGGAACACGCCCGCGCTGCTCGCCACGACCCCGACCGAGGCCGGCAACGTCAAGTTGCACGCCTCCGCCGACGGCACGGTCACCGCGCTGTGGGTGGAGTACCCGAACGAAACCGCCCCGGGATCGGGAGGGTTGAACATCCGTCTGGTCAGTGCCGTGCTGGCGGCCGACCACTCCGGCTGGTCCGCGCCCACCGAACTGGTGGGCCCCGACGAAACCTGGTCCGACGGCGGCATCGACCTCGCCGAGGGCCCGGACGGCACACTCACCGCGGTCTGGAGCACCAGGGCCACCAGCGCGTCGAAACCCGAGGTCCACACCGCCGCCCGCGGCACGGACGGCACCTGGTCGGCGCCCGTACAGCTCAGCGCCGCCACCGTGGAGGGGGCGGACTCGGCCTACGCGCCGAGTGTCGCCGTCACCCCCGACGGCACGACCGTCGTCGTGTACAAGCAGACGGCGGGCGAATCCGCCTCGGTGCGTACGGTGTCCAGGGCGTCCGGCGCCACCGCCTGGACCGCGTCGACGGCGGCGACCGCTTCCTACGTGTCGATCAGCAATCCCGAGGCCACGGCGGCCGACGACGGCTCCGTGACGGTCGCCTACAAGGGCACGGACGCATCCGAGGACTCGACCATCTTCACGGTCAACCGCTCGGCGGCGGACGGCAGTTGGTCCGCGCCGCAGTCCGTGACGGCCACGGAGAACCTCGCCGACACCCCGGAGCCGCTGATCGCGCCCGACGGCGACGTCACCCTCGTCTGGGTCGACTACACGAGCACCTTCGGCACCCGCACCGCCACCCGCGAGGCGGACACCGGCGTCTGGTCGGCCGTACGGACACTGTCGACGGCTTACGTCCCCGAGCAGTACGACGCGACCGTCACCGCCGACGGCACGGTGCACGCGCTGTGGACCCAGGAGAGCGGCCACGGCGACGAGCGCGAGCTGATGGAGTCCGTGCGCAGCGAAGGCACTTGGACCACCGCCGTCCAACTGCCCGGCTCGGCCGCCGCGTTCGTCCTCGGCAAGGTCAGCGTCGGCGCGGACGGCACCGCGACCGCCGTCTGGACCGGCAACGCGACCGCGAGCAGCGACGACCGCCTGTACAGCTCGCGGACCAGCTGGCCCACGCTCGCCGTCACCGCCTCCACCGTCCCGGCGACCGCCGCGCTCAAGGGCACCACCGCGTCCGGCAAGGCCTGGACGCCGACCTGGCAACTCAGCAGGCCCACCTCGTCCTTCACGGTGACCGTCACCGACCGGGCCGGCAAAACGGTCCGTACCCTGACCGGCACGGCCGACGGCCTCAAGGCCACGCTGACCTGGAACGGCCGTACGTCGTCCGGGAGTTACGCCTCCAACGGCCCGCTGACCTGGACCCTGCGCGCCACCCAGGCGGGCGCGGCCACGGCCGTGAAGCTCGCCTCGGGCACGGTCACGGTCACCGGCGGAGCGGCGGTCGCCCACGACTTCGGCGGCACGTCGACCGTTCCGGACGGCACCGGCGACCTCCTCACGCTCAGTTCCTCGGGCGCGCTGACGTATCAACTGGGCACGGGCAAGGGCACGTTCTCCGGCAGGATCAGCGGCAGCGGCTGGCCGACGACCGTGAAGGCGGTCCCCTTCGGCGACCTGAGCGGCGACCGCTGCAACGACGTCCTGGTCCGGCTGAGCAGCGGTGCGCTCCGCGCGTACAAGCCGGCCTGCGGTACGGCGCCGAAGCCGTCGACGTCGTACACGACACTGGGAACGAGCGGCTGGAACCAGTACGACGTGTTGACTTCACCCGGCGACATCAGCGGCGACGGCCGCCCGGACCTGATCGCCCGCAACGCGTCCACCGGGGACGTCTACCTCTACAAGGGCACGAGCGCGGGCAAGCTGTCCGCCCGCGTGAAGCTGTACACCAACTGGAAGACGTACAAGAAGGTCGTCGGCGTCGGTGATGTGAACGGCGACGGCATCGGCGACCTGCTGGCCCAGGACAAGTCGAACACCGTGTACCGCTACTACGGCACCGGCAGGGGCACGTTCGGGGCGCGGGCGAAGCTGTTCACGGCGTGGGGCGGCTCGTACAACACGGTCGTCGGCACCGGAGACATCACCGCCGACGGCAAGCCCGACCTCGTGTCCCGCGACACCGGCGGCAATCTGTACCGCAACACCGGTGACGGCAAGGGGTCGTTCGGGGCGCGGGTGAAGATCGCGACCGGGTGGGGCGGGTACAAGTCACTGTCGTAG
- a CDS encoding DUF397 domain-containing protein, with protein MIQWQKSSFSNGNDGANCVEVAAPEGELLLRESDDPTRILPLTPTTLAALLHRIDPSAGARDQ; from the coding sequence ATGATCCAGTGGCAGAAGTCCAGCTTCTCCAATGGGAATGACGGGGCCAACTGCGTGGAAGTGGCTGCCCCTGAAGGTGAATTGCTTCTCCGTGAGAGCGACGACCCCACCCGAATACTCCCCCTCACCCCCACCACTCTCGCCGCCCTCCTCCATCGCATCGACCCGTCCGCAGGTGCCCGGGACCAATGA
- a CDS encoding helix-turn-helix domain-containing protein — protein sequence MPPRGRPTVRQVRVGTELRRLREAAGMTAREVAQFLGSTSAQMSHIEAGIGGVSGERVRMLAAHYASTDTELVDALVEMATDRTRGWWEEYRDVLPPVFCDLAELQDRAVSLQEIATAHVPGLLQTEEYSRAVFTYWRPELPERDIELRVEHRLRRREVLGAVPYLAVLHESVLRTRVADRRVAQTQLDTVLELSDKPGVTVRVIPFDVDGFAGASAELLYMGGRVPTLDTGQRDTAHDTAFVDAPAQLLAMRTLFRKVEAVALDPSRSRSYLHRVAKEL from the coding sequence ATGCCGCCAAGGGGCCGGCCGACTGTGCGGCAGGTGCGGGTGGGCACCGAACTGCGCAGGTTGCGGGAGGCCGCCGGGATGACTGCGCGCGAAGTCGCCCAGTTCCTGGGGTCGACCTCGGCCCAGATGAGCCACATCGAAGCGGGTATCGGTGGAGTCAGCGGTGAGCGTGTTCGCATGCTCGCGGCGCACTACGCGAGTACGGACACCGAGTTGGTCGACGCGCTCGTGGAGATGGCGACAGATCGCACGCGGGGGTGGTGGGAGGAGTACCGGGATGTTCTGCCACCCGTGTTCTGCGACCTGGCGGAGTTGCAGGATCGCGCGGTGTCTCTTCAGGAGATCGCCACGGCGCACGTGCCGGGACTGCTGCAGACCGAGGAGTACTCGCGGGCCGTGTTCACCTACTGGCGTCCGGAACTGCCCGAGCGAGACATCGAGTTGAGAGTCGAGCACCGGTTGCGGCGCAGGGAGGTTCTCGGGGCCGTTCCGTATCTGGCGGTACTCCATGAATCGGTGCTGCGTACGAGGGTGGCCGACCGGCGGGTCGCACAAACGCAGCTCGACACCGTGCTGGAGCTGTCGGACAAGCCAGGAGTCACGGTGCGGGTTATCCCCTTCGACGTGGACGGTTTCGCGGGCGCGAGCGCGGAGTTGCTGTACATGGGCGGTCGCGTGCCGACGCTGGACACAGGACAGCGGGACACTGCCCACGACACAGCGTTCGTGGATGCACCGGCACAGCTCCTAGCCATGCGAACGCTCTTCCGTAAGGTGGAAGCAGTCGCCCTGGACCCGTCCCGGTCCCGGAGCTACCTACACCGCGTCGCCAAGGAGCTGTGA
- a CDS encoding ATP-binding protein: protein MPEPEEPVAPATPWEYTLTIPHDLRAVTVCRHTLRLILTMHGLIGLVDTAELLATELVGNAVRHTKGPVILRVSWKPGTLRVGAWDANPEPPEPPRELTKLLDGEEGRGLGLVRACADQWGWQPLSRNGSKGKYVWCELTTAA, encoded by the coding sequence ATGCCCGAACCCGAAGAACCAGTCGCCCCAGCCACCCCCTGGGAATACACCCTCACCATCCCCCACGACCTCCGCGCAGTCACCGTCTGCCGCCACACCCTCCGCCTGATCCTGACGATGCACGGACTCATCGGCCTCGTCGACACCGCCGAACTCCTCGCAACGGAGCTGGTGGGCAACGCCGTACGCCACACGAAGGGCCCCGTGATCCTGCGGGTCTCCTGGAAGCCCGGCACTCTCCGCGTCGGCGCCTGGGACGCGAACCCCGAACCCCCGGAGCCTCCACGGGAGTTGACCAAGCTCCTGGACGGGGAGGAGGGCCGGGGTCTGGGCCTGGTCAGGGCCTGCGCCGACCAATGGGGCTGGCAGCCGCTGTCCAGGAACGGCAGCAAGGGCAAGTACGTCTGGTGCGAGCTGACCACGGCCGCCTGA
- a CDS encoding AAA family ATPase — protein sequence MPTPFVGRHTELALLRKRLARVSADVTGVAVAIRGRRQVGKSRLVQEFCDGAAVPYVFFTATKGASPVEGIADFTAELRESSLPAARELVPATAPTNWPDAFRTLAAVLPASPSIVVLDELPWLAEQDPVFDGALQTAWDRLLAGRPVLLLLLGSDLHMMERFTAYDRPFYGRADSLVLGPLDPAETGDVLGLDAADAIDAHLVSGGLPGILRAWPHATPALDFVKDECADPASPLFGVPEAALLAEFPAPDQTRRVLEAVGSGDRTHANIAATAGSQSGALPSGVLSPLLRRLTVEKRVLAVDPPLSTSPGKPALYRVADSNLRLYLAATRSAQELSRRGRPEAAYRIVERRWTAWRGRAVEPLIREALELAAAASEDFPWPGTEVVGGWWNRRFAPEIDLIGADRAPVAGSVYFAGSVKWLASPFDQQDLNALRTGAAEVPGFDPGGTGLAVVSLSGVTRAVSDDAVDLVWGAKDVVAAWRP from the coding sequence ATGCCCACCCCCTTCGTCGGCCGTCACACCGAACTGGCCCTCCTCCGCAAGCGCCTCGCCCGCGTCTCCGCGGACGTCACCGGCGTCGCCGTGGCCATACGGGGGCGCCGGCAGGTGGGGAAGTCGCGGCTCGTGCAGGAGTTCTGCGACGGCGCGGCGGTGCCGTACGTCTTCTTCACCGCCACCAAGGGCGCCTCCCCCGTCGAAGGGATCGCCGACTTCACCGCGGAGCTGCGGGAGTCCTCCCTGCCCGCCGCCCGCGAACTGGTGCCGGCCACCGCCCCCACGAACTGGCCGGACGCCTTCCGGACACTCGCGGCCGTCCTGCCCGCCTCACCCAGCATCGTGGTCCTCGACGAACTGCCCTGGCTCGCCGAGCAGGACCCCGTGTTCGACGGAGCGCTACAGACCGCGTGGGACCGGCTGCTGGCCGGGCGGCCGGTGCTTCTGCTGCTGCTCGGCAGCGATCTGCACATGATGGAGCGGTTCACGGCGTACGACCGCCCGTTCTACGGCCGCGCCGACAGCCTCGTCCTCGGACCGCTCGATCCCGCCGAGACCGGAGACGTGCTGGGGCTGGACGCCGCCGACGCCATCGACGCCCATCTCGTCTCCGGCGGCCTGCCGGGCATCCTGCGTGCCTGGCCGCACGCGACACCGGCGCTCGACTTCGTCAAGGACGAGTGCGCGGACCCCGCCTCGCCGCTCTTCGGGGTGCCGGAGGCGGCGCTCCTGGCCGAGTTCCCGGCACCCGACCAGACGCGCCGGGTCCTGGAGGCGGTCGGGAGCGGAGACCGTACGCATGCGAACATCGCCGCGACCGCGGGCAGTCAGAGCGGGGCGCTGCCCTCCGGAGTACTGTCCCCGCTGCTCAGACGCCTCACCGTCGAGAAGCGCGTGCTGGCCGTGGACCCGCCGCTGTCCACCAGCCCCGGCAAGCCCGCCCTCTATCGCGTGGCCGACAGCAACCTGCGGCTCTACCTGGCCGCGACCCGGTCCGCACAGGAACTCTCCAGACGCGGACGCCCCGAAGCCGCGTACCGGATCGTGGAGCGGCGTTGGACGGCCTGGCGGGGACGGGCCGTCGAGCCCCTGATCCGTGAGGCGCTGGAACTGGCCGCGGCCGCCTCCGAGGACTTCCCCTGGCCCGGCACGGAGGTCGTCGGCGGCTGGTGGAACCGGCGGTTCGCACCGGAGATCGACCTGATCGGCGCGGACCGCGCCCCCGTGGCCGGGTCCGTGTACTTCGCCGGCTCGGTGAAGTGGCTCGCCTCGCCCTTCGACCAACAGGACCTGAACGCCCTGCGGACCGGCGCCGCCGAGGTTCCCGGATTCGATCCCGGCGGCACCGGCCTCGCGGTCGTGTCCCTCTCCGGCGTCACCCGCGCGGTGTCGGACGACGCCGTAGACCTGGTGTGGGGGGCGAAGGACGTGGTCGCGGCCTGGCGGCCGTAG
- a CDS encoding intradiol ring-cleavage dioxygenase has protein sequence MDSQPPTDSEVPEDKGQLARRTVLVAGGVAVTAVGVAGALSVNASAQENAPRPQPPKATASGEACYTLTSELTEGPYYIDADKIRRDVTEDEEGIPLTLDLKVIDADTCRPLRNAAVDIWHCNATGIYSGYEASSGGGGGPAPTGAPPSGTPTGTPTGGPPGGGGGHQGPTDADRFLRGTWHTDRRGHVTFKTVFPGWYQGRCVHIHVKVHVDGEWTDAGYEGGHTCFTGQLFFDEKSVIASSVVEPYDSNTATRTTLTEDGIYPQNGHEGGLLYLKYDRRRIGRGVHGHLTLGVAPDETNDGEGGGGPGGPGPSASASPSASAS, from the coding sequence ATGGATTCTCAGCCCCCCACGGACTCCGAAGTCCCGGAAGACAAAGGCCAGTTGGCACGCCGTACGGTCCTGGTGGCCGGCGGTGTGGCGGTGACGGCGGTGGGCGTCGCCGGAGCGCTGTCGGTGAACGCCTCGGCGCAGGAGAACGCCCCGCGTCCGCAGCCACCGAAAGCGACCGCCTCGGGGGAGGCGTGCTACACCCTCACCTCGGAGCTGACCGAGGGCCCGTACTACATCGACGCGGACAAGATCCGCCGCGATGTGACGGAGGACGAGGAGGGCATCCCGCTCACCCTCGACCTCAAGGTGATCGACGCGGACACCTGCAGACCGCTGCGCAACGCGGCCGTAGACATCTGGCACTGCAACGCGACGGGCATCTACTCGGGCTACGAGGCGAGCAGCGGCGGCGGTGGCGGCCCGGCCCCCACGGGCGCACCGCCGTCGGGCACCCCGACCGGTACCCCGACGGGTGGCCCGCCCGGTGGCGGCGGAGGTCACCAGGGACCGACCGACGCCGACCGCTTCCTGCGCGGCACCTGGCACACGGACCGCCGCGGCCACGTCACCTTCAAGACGGTCTTCCCCGGCTGGTACCAGGGCCGTTGCGTCCACATCCACGTCAAGGTGCACGTCGACGGCGAGTGGACGGACGCGGGCTACGAGGGCGGCCACACCTGCTTCACCGGCCAGCTGTTCTTCGACGAGAAGTCGGTCATCGCGTCGTCGGTCGTGGAGCCGTACGACTCGAACACGGCGACCCGCACGACACTCACCGAGGACGGGATCTACCCCCAGAACGGCCACGAGGGCGGCCTGCTCTACCTCAAGTACGACAGGCGGCGCATCGGGCGGGGCGTGCACGGGCATCTGACGCTGGGGGTGGCGCCGGACGAGACGAACGACGGGGAGGGCGGGGGCGGTCCTGGCGGCCCGGGTCCGTCGGCTTCGGCTTCGCCGTCGGCTTCGGCGTCGTAG
- the aspS gene encoding aspartate--tRNA ligase, protein MHRYRSHTCGELRASDVGTDVRLSGWLHNRRDLGGILFIDLRDHYGITQLVARPGTPAYEALDKVTKESTVRVDGKVVSRGTDNVNPDLPTGEVEVEVGEVELLGAAAPLPFTINTEDGVNEERRLEYRFLDLRRERMHRNIMLRSSVIASIRSKMVALGFNEMATPILSATSPEGARDFVVPSRLNPGKFYALPQAPQQFKQLLMISGFDRYFQIAPCFRDEDARADRSPGEFYQLDVEMSFVEQEDVFQPIEKLMTELFEEFGGGQPVTSPFPRIPFRESMVKYGSDKPDLRAKLELTDITDVFEGSEFKAFAGQHVRALPVPDVAAQSRKFFDQLGDFAVTLGAKGLAWVRVTEDGSLTGPIAKFLTEENIAELTKRLSLAPGHAVFFGAGEFEEVSKIMGAVRVEAAKRAGHFEEGVFRFCWIVDFPMYEKDEETGKIDFSHNPFSMPQGGLEALETQDPLDILGWQYDIVCNGVELSSGAIRNHEPDIMLKAFEIAGYDRDTVEEQFAGMLRAFRFGAPPHGGIAPGVDRIVMLLAEEPNIRETIAFPLNGNAQDLMMGAPTELDETRLRELHLSVRKPQPK, encoded by the coding sequence ATGCATCGGTACAGGTCCCACACCTGCGGCGAGCTCCGCGCCTCTGACGTCGGCACCGACGTCCGGCTGAGCGGCTGGCTGCACAATCGCCGAGACCTGGGCGGCATCCTCTTCATCGATCTGCGCGATCACTACGGCATCACGCAGCTCGTCGCCCGCCCCGGCACGCCCGCGTACGAGGCCCTCGACAAGGTGACCAAGGAGTCGACGGTCCGCGTCGACGGCAAGGTCGTCTCCCGCGGCACGGACAACGTGAACCCGGATCTGCCGACCGGTGAGGTCGAGGTCGAGGTCGGCGAGGTCGAGCTGCTCGGTGCCGCCGCCCCGCTCCCCTTCACGATCAACACCGAGGACGGGGTCAACGAGGAGCGGCGCCTGGAGTACCGCTTCCTGGACCTGCGCCGTGAGCGCATGCACCGCAACATCATGCTGCGGTCCTCGGTGATCGCCTCGATCCGCTCGAAGATGGTCGCCCTCGGCTTCAACGAGATGGCCACCCCGATTCTCTCCGCGACCTCCCCCGAGGGCGCGCGCGACTTCGTGGTCCCCTCGCGCCTGAACCCGGGCAAGTTCTACGCCCTGCCGCAGGCGCCGCAGCAGTTCAAGCAGCTGCTGATGATCTCCGGCTTCGACCGCTACTTCCAGATCGCGCCCTGCTTCCGCGACGAGGACGCCCGCGCGGACCGCTCGCCGGGCGAGTTCTACCAGCTCGACGTCGAGATGAGCTTCGTCGAGCAGGAAGACGTCTTCCAGCCGATCGAGAAGCTGATGACGGAGCTGTTCGAGGAGTTCGGCGGCGGCCAGCCGGTCACCTCCCCCTTCCCGCGCATCCCGTTCCGCGAGTCAATGGTGAAGTACGGCTCCGACAAGCCGGACCTGCGCGCGAAGCTCGAACTCACCGACATCACGGACGTGTTCGAGGGCTCGGAGTTCAAGGCGTTCGCCGGCCAGCACGTCCGCGCGCTGCCGGTGCCGGATGTCGCGGCGCAGTCCCGGAAGTTCTTCGACCAGCTCGGCGACTTCGCGGTCACTCTCGGCGCGAAGGGCCTGGCCTGGGTCCGCGTGACCGAGGACGGCTCGCTGACGGGCCCGATCGCGAAGTTCCTCACGGAGGAGAACATCGCGGAGCTGACGAAGCGCCTGTCGCTGGCCCCCGGCCACGCGGTGTTCTTCGGCGCGGGCGAGTTCGAAGAGGTCTCGAAGATCATGGGCGCGGTGCGGGTGGAAGCCGCGAAGCGCGCGGGCCACTTCGAAGAGGGCGTCTTCCGCTTCTGCTGGATCGTCGACTTCCCGATGTACGAGAAGGACGAGGAGACCGGGAAGATCGACTTCTCGCACAACCCGTTCTCGATGCCGCAGGGCGGTCTGGAGGCCCTGGAGACCCAGGACCCGCTGGACATCCTGGGCTGGCAGTACGACATCGTCTGCAACGGCGTCGAGCTGTCCTCCGGCGCGATCCGGAACCACGAGCCCGACATCATGCTCAAGGCCTTCGAGATCGCGGGCTACGACCGTGACACCGTCGAGGAGCAGTTCGCGGGCATGCTGCGCGCGTTCCGCTTCGGCGCCCCGCCGCACGGAGGGATCGCCCCCGGCGTCGACCGCATCGTCATGCTGCTCGCGGAGGAGCCGAACATTCGCGAGACGATCGCGTTCCCGCTCAACGGCAACGCGCAGGACCTGATGATGGGCGCGCCGACGGAGCTGGACGAGACGCGGCTGCGCGAACTGCACCTGTCGGTGCGGAAGCCGCAGCCGAAGTAG
- a CDS encoding SpoIIE family protein phosphatase codes for MRTGEPLPAVGEVLAALATGLWHWDTASELVTVDAEAARLLGLPPEQTTLTEAQTRARLHPVDWNEITGVVGLAVAEGTLAEVRIRIMDERGRVIRVVRSRSKPSYNREKRSYELIGTLQEVAEPTPGTPAGRTAVTGDWRRSREAFLLDAGRALAEARSTAEVLRVAAGLSMPGFSPDGLAVFGVSGDRLTIVGHHGHQPGDEDPFSHMSMVTDYPAAEVVRTGRAVYLSTPEQYKERYPVTWPLAQHFHRQSWAFLPLTVAGRTMGAWMAAFTYPVAFTPDERSVLTTVARMLAQALSRAGVAESERELTDGLQRSMLPTLGPEIPGMSVAARYIPTGGGLQVGGDWYDMIPLPGGTPSGGGRIALVIGDVQGHDVRAAGLMGQLRIALRAYASEGHRPDAVLSRASRFLHGITNGDAEKADPRFATCLYVEADPATGVLEIARAGHPDPAIRMADGTVLMRPTAGGLPLGIDPDADYPTTTLALEPGETMLMCTDGLIETGGHDLETGWQRIRTILEAHKGDLEELADALVQAVHGPSSHHTTGPLADRREDDIAVLLLSREGEACGCGDTTTVPPKIRRTVLTVAQAEPERIAVARQQLRELLHDWTGADQVDSAVLLVSEMLTNVLVHTDADALLTAEVTGDVGERRMRVEVTDAGDDLPHKRHPGELASSGRGLLLIELLAETWGVDPRGEGKSIWFELYESDGDGDTAGEGPGGVSEFGSWDA; via the coding sequence ATGCGCACTGGTGAGCCCCTGCCCGCCGTGGGGGAGGTACTCGCCGCCCTCGCGACCGGTCTGTGGCATTGGGACACCGCCTCGGAGCTGGTCACGGTGGACGCCGAGGCCGCACGGCTGCTCGGGCTGCCCCCCGAACAGACCACCCTCACGGAGGCCCAGACACGGGCCCGACTCCACCCCGTGGACTGGAACGAGATCACGGGGGTCGTCGGGCTGGCCGTGGCCGAGGGCACCCTCGCCGAGGTCCGCATCCGGATCATGGACGAGCGGGGCCGGGTGATCCGCGTCGTCCGCAGTCGCTCCAAGCCGTCCTACAACCGCGAGAAGCGGTCGTACGAGCTGATCGGCACCCTCCAGGAGGTCGCCGAGCCCACGCCGGGCACACCGGCCGGGCGGACCGCGGTCACCGGTGACTGGCGGCGCTCCCGGGAGGCGTTCCTGCTGGACGCGGGCCGGGCGCTGGCGGAGGCGCGGTCCACGGCGGAGGTGCTGCGGGTCGCGGCGGGCCTGTCGATGCCGGGCTTCTCACCGGACGGCCTCGCGGTGTTCGGGGTGTCGGGAGACCGGCTGACGATCGTCGGCCACCACGGGCATCAGCCGGGCGACGAGGACCCGTTCTCGCACATGTCGATGGTGACGGACTACCCGGCCGCCGAGGTCGTACGGACGGGCCGTGCCGTCTATCTGTCCACGCCCGAGCAGTACAAGGAGCGCTACCCGGTCACCTGGCCGCTGGCCCAGCACTTCCACCGGCAGTCCTGGGCGTTCCTGCCGCTGACGGTCGCCGGGCGGACCATGGGCGCCTGGATGGCCGCCTTCACCTACCCGGTCGCCTTCACACCGGACGAGCGGTCCGTCCTCACCACGGTCGCCCGCATGCTCGCGCAGGCCCTATCCCGCGCCGGTGTCGCCGAGTCCGAGCGCGAGCTGACCGACGGGCTCCAGCGCTCCATGCTGCCCACGCTGGGCCCGGAGATCCCGGGCATGAGCGTCGCCGCCCGCTACATCCCGACCGGCGGCGGGCTCCAGGTCGGCGGCGACTGGTACGACATGATTCCGCTGCCTGGGGGCACCCCCTCCGGGGGAGGCCGTATCGCCCTCGTCATCGGTGACGTACAGGGCCATGACGTGCGCGCCGCCGGGCTGATGGGCCAGCTCCGCATCGCCCTGCGCGCCTACGCCTCCGAGGGGCACCGCCCGGACGCCGTGCTCTCCCGCGCCTCCCGTTTCCTGCACGGCATCACCAACGGCGACGCGGAGAAGGCAGACCCGCGCTTCGCGACCTGCCTGTACGTCGAGGCCGACCCGGCGACCGGGGTCCTGGAGATCGCCCGGGCCGGCCATCCCGACCCGGCGATACGCATGGCGGACGGGACGGTGCTGATGCGGCCCACGGCGGGTGGACTGCCGCTCGGCATCGACCCGGACGCCGACTATCCGACGACCACGCTCGCGCTGGAGCCCGGCGAGACCATGCTGATGTGCACGGACGGGCTGATCGAGACCGGCGGCCACGACCTGGAGACGGGCTGGCAGCGCATCCGGACGATTCTGGAGGCGCACAAGGGCGACCTGGAGGAACTCGCCGACGCCCTCGTCCAGGCCGTCCATGGACCCTCCTCGCACCACACCACCGGCCCGCTCGCGGACCGCCGCGAGGACGACATAGCCGTACTCCTGCTGTCCCGCGAGGGCGAGGCCTGCGGCTGCGGCGACACGACGACCGTCCCCCCGAAGATCCGCCGTACGGTGCTCACGGTCGCGCAGGCCGAGCCCGAGCGGATCGCGGTGGCCCGGCAGCAGTTGCGCGAACTCCTCCACGACTGGACCGGCGCCGACCAGGTCGACTCGGCGGTCCTGCTCGTCTCCGAGATGCTCACCAATGTCCTCGTGCACACCGACGCCGACGCCCTGCTGACAGCCGAGGTGACCGGCGATGTGGGCGAGCGGCGGATGCGGGTCGAGGTCACGGACGCCGGCGACGACCTCCCGCACAAGCGCCACCCCGGTGAACTGGCGTCCTCCGGGCGGGGGTTGCTCCTCATCGAACTCCTCGCCGAGACCTGGGGCGTGGACCCGAGGGGCGAGGGCAAGAGCATCTGGTTCGAGCTCTACGAGTCCGACGGCGACGGGGACACGGCCGGTGAAGGCCCGGGCGGCGTCTCGGAGTTCGGGTCCTGGGACGCGTAA